From the genome of Sediminibacter sp. Hel_I_10:
AACTCTTCTTTATCTGTATCTGGGTTAATCCCAATAATACCTTCTTTATCAGTAGGTGCTGGTAAATATCTACAAACAGCATCTAATAAAAACTGTACCCCTTTATTTTTAAAGGCAGAACCACAAATCATAGGTATGATAGCCATATCCATAACTGCCGCTCTTAGTGCAGCGTGTACTTCTTCTTCTGTAATAGAGTCTTCATCTTCCATGAATTTCTCAAGAAGATTTTCATCGTATCCAGCTACCTCTTCAATTAATAAAGCTCTATATTTTTTAGCTTCGGCTTTCAATTCCTCTGGAATTTCAATAACATCAAAAGTTGCCCCTTGAGTATCATCATGCCAAACGATTGCTCTGTTCTTAACTAAGTCAATAATACCTTTAAAATCAACTTCGTCGCCAATGTTCAATACAATTGGCACCGCGTTAGACTTCAACATATCTTTAACTTGTTGACAAACTGCCAAAAAGTTAGACCCTTGACGGTCCATTTTATTTACAAAACCAATTCTTGGTACTTTATAATTATCGGCAAGTCTCCAGTTCGTTTCAGATTGTGGCTCAACACCATCAACTGCACTAAACAAGAATACTAAACCATCTAGTACACGTAATGAACGATTTACCTCTACAGTAAAATCTACGTGACCAGGAGTATCAATAATATTGAAATGGTAATCTTTTGTTTCTGGTAATGGCTCGGCATTTTCCATAGGAAACTTCCAAGTACAAGTTGTTGCAGCAGAAGTAATTGTAATACCTCTTTCTTGCTCTTGCTCCATCCAGTCCATTGTTGCTGCACCATCGTGAACCTCACCAATTTTGTGAGACACTCCAGTGTAGAACAAAATACGCTCTGTAGTGGTTGTTTTCCCTGCGTCAATATGCGCAGCAATCCCTATATTTCTTGTGTATTTTAAATCTCTTTGTGCCATTTCAATTAAAATCTAAAGTGTGAGAATGCTTTATTTGCTTCTGCCATTTTATGCGTATCCATACGCTTTTTAACAGCTGCGCCTTCTTCTTTAGCTGCTGCAATAATTTCAGCTGCTAATTTTTGAGGCATAGATTTTTCATTTCTTTTTCTTGAATAACTAATCAACCATTTCATAGCGGTTGATACCTTACGGTCTGGACGAATCTGCATTGGAATTTGGAACGTTGCACCACCAACACGACGACTACGTACTTCTACGTGAGGCATCACATTTGATAAAGCATCTTTCCAGATCTCTAAAGCTGTTTTTTCTTCGTCAGTGTTTTTTGAATCTACAATATCAATTGCATCATAGAATACTTTAAAAGCGACAGACTTCTTACCATCCCACATCATCATGTTCACAAAACGTGTCACCAACTGATCGTTAAAACGTGGATCCGGCAAAAGCGGTCTCTTTTTTGCTGCTCTTTTTCTCATGTCTTCTGTTTAATTTTTGCCGTTAGCTTTTGGCTATTAGCTTATTGCTTAAATTACTTCTTAGGGCGTTTTGCACCATATTTAGATCTACGTTGCGTTCTACCTGCGACACCTGCGGTATCTAAGGCACCACGAACAATGTGATATCTAACTCCTGGCAAATCTTTTACCCTTCCACCTCTAACCAATACTATCGAGTGCTCTTGTAGGTTGTGACCCTCTCCACCGATGTATGCGTTTACTTCTTTTCCGTTTGTTAAACGAACCCTTGCCACCTTTCTCATTGCTGAGTTAGGTTTTTTAGGTGTCGTTGTATAAACACGAGTACACACACCACGTCTTTGAGGACACGAATCTAAAGCAGCCGATTTACTCTTCTTGGTTATTTTGGCTCTTCCTTTTCGTACTAATTGTGAAATTGTTGGCATATATTTCTATATAAATTTTATTTAACCCTCGCTTTAGAGGGCTGCAAAGGTAGAAATAAATATCTATTTTTCAAACGTAACTCAATTAATTTTATGCACTTGAGTGAAATATTTTTAAAACAGCATATTTTAAGTTCCTAATTTGCGTTAATATTGAAGAATCTTTTTTTATTAATGACCAAGCAGCCTATTATCATATTAACGTTCATCATTTTTTGGTTTAGTCATCAAAGTGGCTACTCTCAAGACTTGAAACTCATAATACATGGTGCATCACAATTAGAAACCAAGACCATTGATTCCTTAGGCTACACCAACTCCTTTAGTGATTATCAATCCTTAAAGTCTGAAGTTTCGAACATGGGCGACCAACTTACAGGAATTGGATATATTGAAAGTCGTCTCATTTCCGTAGAAAAACAAAATGACAGCACGTTTTTAGCTGAATACCAACTGAAACAAAAATTCCATACAGTAGATATCTATAACAAGGAGATGGTGCCTTCGGAAATCTTAAAACGGATTGGCGCCAGAATAGAAACAGATCACTTCTCAATCCCAATAAGTACACTTGAAAAAAGTCTGAACACCATTAATTCTGAAATGGCAAACATGGGAGATCCTTTTTCAAAACTCCAACTCACCAACATTACCAAAAACGAAGATTTTACGCTTAATGCCTATTTGACCATTTCTCAAACAGAAAAACGGACTATTGATAAAATCATAATCAAGGGCTACGAGAAATTCCCAAAGTCCTATTTGAAGCATTATTTAAAAATTAAGACCGGTCAAGCGTTCAACCTAAAAAAAATTAGGGAAAAAACTGAAGACCTCGACAACCTACAATTTGCAAATGTGATTAGGCAACCCGAAGTGCTCTTTTCAAAAGATTCAACCTTATTATATGTATACATCGAGAAAAACAGGAGCAACACCTTTGACGGGTTTTTAGGTTTTGGAACTAATGAAACTACTAATAAGATTGAGTTTGATGGATACCTTGATTTAAACCTTACTAACAATCTCAATTATGGAGAATCGCTTCGTTTACTATATAAAAGTGATGAAAATGATCAAGTGACTTTTGACGGAAATCTCAAGATGCCCTTTTTATTTGGAACGCCTCTAGGTGTGGAGGTGAACTTAAACATCTTCAAAAAAGACTCTACTTTCCTTAATGTGTCACAACTGGCCAAACTCAACTACCAAATCAATTCTAGAAGTATGGTTGGGGTGGGAATTGACTCTGAAATTTCTACAGAGCTGCTCGATGTTTCCACATTCAATATTAACGATTATGAGTCTAAGAGCTATTTTGGGAATTTTCAATACCTCAAGCGCCAAAATAAAAATGTGTTGTTTCCAATCAATTTTCTATTTGATATGACCGCGGGATTTGGCAAAAGAACTTTTGAGGACATTGAAGACGATCAAATACAATTTCAAGTGGAAAGCTTTAAAATATTCAACCTAAATCCGCGCAATAGTATTTTTACAAGACTCACGGCACAGTATTTATCTTCAAACAGCTATTTAGAAAACGAATTGCCCAGATTTGGAGGGATCAATTCCATTCGTGGTTTTGAAGAAAACAGCCTTTTGGCGAACCTTTATGGTGTTCTCAACACGGAATATAGATACAAACTTAACAACTCCATCTATGTCCACTCTGTTATTGACGCTGCTTATTTTGAGAATATAAACACGGATCAGCGCGGAAAACTCTTCGGTTTTGGCTTTGGATTTGGGTTATTGACTCAAGCAGGCCTGTTTAAATTCAATTATACCAGCGGTAAAACAGAAAATCAAACCTTTCGGCTCTCTGACTCGAAGATCCATTTAAGTTTAACGGCTTTATTCTGAAATCTAAATAACTTGGGTTGACCTGAAAAACAATTTTTATCTACCTTTACCTCATGGAAAAAGAAACCACCATTTTCGGAATTAGAGCCGTTATTGAAGCCATTAAATCTGGCGAAAACATAGACAAAATCTTCTTGCAAAAAGGGCTTAAAGGAGAACTATTCTCTGAACTGGAGCAACTACTAAAGAAAGAACGTCTTAACACATCCCACGTTCCTATTGAAAAGCTAAACAGGCTCACAAAGAAAAACCATCAGGGTGTGGTTGCTCAAATCGCACCTATTGCTTTTTACGATTTAGACGAACTCGTCATGTCTGTTATAGAATCTGGTAAAACGCCTTTATTTCTATTGTTAGATCAATTGAGTGATGTGCGCAACTTTGGCGCTATTATTCGTACAGCAGAATGCACGGGAGTTTCAGGAATTATTATACAAAAGAAAGGTGGTGCTCCAGTTAATGGTGATACCATCAAAACAAGTGCTGGCGCCATTTTTAAAATACCGATTTGTAAGGTAGACCATATTAAGGACGCGGTATTCCATATGCAAGCTTCTGGCATAAAAGTAATAGCTGCTACAGAAAAGTCAGACGATATGCTCTACGATGTCTCTTTTAAAGAGCCTTGCGCTATCATCATGGGCTCTGAAGGCAAAGGTATCAACCCTTCGGTATTAAGTGTAGTCGATGAGAAAGCAAAATTACCTATTCTTGGTGAGATTGAATCTTTAAATGTCTCTGTAGCCTGCGGTGCATTTTTGTATGAAGCGGTAAGACAGCGTCGCTAATCTTTGTTTTCTTTAAAGGTATAATTAATGTGTAAATTATCATCTGTGGAGCTGGAGTCTTCCTCGGTTTCGGCTTCTAAATTTTCAATGAAATTGCCGTCTTTATCAAAATGTCTTAAAAAAGGATCGTTCTCCTCATTGTAAGTGGGTTCTTGCCAAACATAACGTTCTGGCTTTGCGATGGACTTTCTGAATATAATGGCGAACACCAACCCAGAGATAAGTCCGCCCAAATGGCCTTCCCAAGACATGCCCTCCTTTACGGGAAAGGCATACCATATTAGACTTCCGTAGAGAAAAATAATCATTAGTGATAAGGCCACTAAACGGTAATGCTTTGCAAACACGCCCTTAAAAAACATAAAGCTCACCAATACATAAACCAATCCACTAGCCCCAATATGATTGGCAGGTCTTCCAATGATCCAAGTGATAAGACCAGAAAGTAAAATACCGTACAGTAAAATTTTCCAAGCAATTTTTCGGTAGAAATAGAATAAAGCTACCGACAAAATAAATAAAGGAATACTATTATGGTACAGATGCTCGATATCTGAATGTATAAATGGGCTTGTAAAAATACCAATCAAACCCTCGAGCTTCTGCGGATAAACACCAAAATGCTTAATGGATGGCAAAAACCGAACTTGTGCCCAAAACACTAACCATAGTGTCAAAACAAAGCATACAGGGTAAGCAATGACGCTTGTGGAATATCTAAAATGTTGCGATTCTTGCATGCTCTAAATTTACAATCATGATAACAAATAACTCACCACTTTAGTAAGATATGAAATATTGTCACATGCCTTTTTTGTAATTTTGCGCAATGAGCACACCTTTAGCAGAACGTTTACGCCCCACAACCCTTGATGAGTATTTAAGCCAGAGCCATCTCATTGGTGAAAAAGGCATTTTAAGACAGCAGTTAGACCAAGGTGTTATTGGCTCTATGATTTTTTGGGGACCGCCAGGAACCGGAAAAACAACCTTGGCCACAATTATTGCCAATACCTCCAAGCGACCCTTTTACACCTTGAGTGCCATCAACTCTGGTGTAAAGGATATTAGAGATGTTATTGACAAAGCGAAACAGAGCGGCGGCTTATTTACCACCAAAAACCCCATTTTGTTTATTGACGAGATTCATCGATTCAGTAAATCGCAACAGGATTCTTTATTACAAGCTGTAGAAAAAGGTTGGGTCACTCTAATAGGGGCTACTACCGAAAACCCAAGTTTTGAGGTTATCCCTGCCCTACTCTCCCGTTGCCAAGTCTACACCCTAAACTCTTTTGATAAAAAAGACTTAAACGCACTTCTGGATCGTGCTATTAAAGAAGATAAAATACTTGCAGAGCTCGACATTGAATTAAAAGAAACAGAAGCCTTAATTCGGTTTTCTGGTGGCGATGGCAGAAAGCTACTCAACCTCTTTGAACTGATTGTTTCCTCTTTTCCCAAAGAGCAATCGATTATAATTACCAATGAAGCGGTTGAAAAACGCATTCAAGGCAACACCATACGCTATGATAAAACAGGCGAACAGCATTATGATATCATTTCTGCCTTTATTAAGTCTATTAGAGGCAGCGATCCTAATGCAGCTGTCTATTGGTTAGCACGAATGATTGAGGGCGGAGAAGACGTGAAATTTATTGCCAGAAGACTATTGATTTTGGCAAGTGAAGACATTGGCAATGCCAATCCTACAGCTTTAGTTATCGCCAACAATACCTTTCAAGCGGTAGCCGTTATAGGCAATCCAGAATCACGCATCATCTTGAGCCAATGTGTAACCTATTTAGCCACATCTCCTAAAAGCAACGCTGCTTATGAAGCTATCGGAAGAGCGCAGCAATTGGTAAAATCTACAGGAAATTTATCGGTACCACTATCACTAAGAAATGCGCCTACCAAATTAATGAAAGAATTAGGCTATGGTGACAATTACCGCTATGCACATAGTTATGAAAATAATTTTGTGCCCCACGAGTTTTTACCCGACGAAATTAAAAGTACCAAGCTTTACGAACCAGGTAATAATAGTAGAGAAAATGCTCAGCGCGATTTTTTAAAATCCCGTTGGAAAGATAAATATGGCTACTAATTTTCTTTGTCGAACGTAATGAAGGACTTCAGATCTGCCTTTAACCGAACAAATTGAATTAAAACTTTAAGTTGATCATTTCTTGCTTTGGTGTGCCTCCATTTGGTGTCTCGTAGATCCAGTTGCCATCTTTTTTATAAACTAAGGCGTCCTTTCCTTCAACTTTAAAAACATCTGTTAAACTTGTTTTTAATAAAAACATCACTTTTTTTGGTTCTGTATCTACCACTTGAAAACCATTTTCCATAGGCTGTGCATATAGAGCACCTTTAAAACTCACGTCTTCGTCTTTAACAGCGCTTAGCTTGACCTGATCAGCAGATTTTGATTCTGCTATAGTTTCCTTTGCTACAGCCACTTTTTCAACGGCATTCTCTTGAGATTTTTTTAAAGTCTCCACCTCTTGTTTTAAGCGTTCAATTTCCTGCTGGGCATTGGTGTTTTTAGGATCAGAAACTTTCTTGGGCTCATTATTGGCGACTGAAATTTCATTATCTACGATAGTGCCATCGGGTTGATACTCGTAGTCAAAATATTGAAAGGTTTTAAAAGCCTCTCTCAATCCGACGTTATATGCTTTTTCGTATTCCTTGATTCGGGTTTCACCTACCTCTGATTCAGCAATAATATGATCATTGCAATCCAATAGCTTGATTTGCATTTTTGTTTTTAAAAAGCCACCTTTTACTTCATCTACATTTGCAGTAAGTGCTAAACAACGATTTGCATTTAAATCAGCCGGATAATCCTCATCGCTCATAAACGCAGTATAACCGTACTTATTAAATAGAAACTTTGCTAAAGAGTTGATTTGATATTGATCTTTAGATTTCAAAAAATCAAATTTAGTGGGGATGATAATGTATTTGTAATTGTTTATGGCTTCTTGCGCCATAGTTGCAAAACAGCAACTTAAAACAAAGACAATGGTGATGCTTACTTTTTTCATGCTATGAGTTCATTAATCCTGTAAAGGTATGGATTGAAATTTAAAAATTCTTCTTGATTTTAGATGATGATCTGCTTAGAGGTAACGTTTCAAGTCGGCTAAAGTATCTACCTTTTTAATACCTTCTTTAGGATTGACTTTATGATAATTAAACAAAATAACATCTAAGCCGACATCTAAGGCCCCTAAAATATCGGCCTCATAGTTATCTCCAATCATCATACTCTCTTCAGGTTTAGCTTTTGCTAAGTCTAAAGCGTAATTAAAGATAATAGGGTTTGGTTTTTTAACACCTGCCAGTTCAGCGTTGGTGATTGTCTTAAAATAATTTGAGATTTTTGCACCGTCCATCTTTTTTTGTTGCGCCTCATCAAAACCATTGGTGATGATATGCAATTGATAGCGCTTACTCAAATCTTCCAAGAGCTCCACAGTACCCTCAAAAAGATGATTAAATGTGCTGAGATGCGTAATATAATCTTCAGATAAGGTATTGATCAATTCAGTAGAAACCTCTACGCCTACTGCGTCAAACGTATCTTTAAGCCGCTTATATCTTAAATTCTCTTTATCAATCTTCTCATCTCTATAGAGTTTCCAATAGCTGAGATTGATTGGCGCATACTGATTTATAAATTCATCATGATCAATGGCAACGCCATGTAAATCAAAAATTTTCTTGAAAGTCAATGCTGAGTTTCTATCAAAATCCCAAAGGGTATGATCTAAATCGAAGAATATGTGTTTTATGTGCTGTAATTTCATGTCGTAATTATTAACCAATGTTTGTCTCTTGTGCTCCTTTGGAAGAATCAAGTATTTGGGTAAATAGTTTTCTAAAGCCCTTCCATTGCGGCTCATTTCCGAAGGCATAATTATGAAATACCGGCATAAAGGTGCCGTTTACATTTTTAACCTCCATAATAAGACGTTGCAAAGCTTCTGTTTTATCTAACTGCGATTGGTATCTCAAAAGGGAATGATCTATACAATGAAATGAGTTGATAAGTAAAGGCGTTTGTATCTCATAATCCAGATCATAAAATAGAAATGGCGTACATGTGCCGGCCCTAAATCCCATATAGTTGAGATAACCCATTGTAAAATCTTCCTTTATTTCTAGTTCAATGAGATTTCTGTAGGAATTGGGTAAATTAATCTTTGAAAAAGAATTTCTAGTCGAGTGCAGTTCATAGTTAATGATGGCCTCCATTTTCTTCTTTTCCTTTTTCAATATAGAGCTATCATCTAGTGCAAAATAAGACACCTTTAATCCAACCGTACAGTAATCTGCTATAGATTTAATGAGCGATACAAAGCTCCTCCTATTCACGCTAATATTTTTATCGAAAGTGGAGAAATCCCCAATCAGAAAAAAAACGGTGAACTTAAACTTGTATTGTTTTTGTTTATTAATAATCCATTTGAAGGTGTCATAAGGATCTTTCTTAAAACCAAACAACACTAAAAAGCGTTGAGACAATCTTTTAAGTCTTAATTGCGACAGCTCTTTAATGGTGCCTCCCAAAACCCGCATCAACCCCTTATGCTTAATCAAATAAGCCACAGGCACATCAATCACCGGCTTTACGGAGTACGTGCGCTCTGGAAATGTAAAGTCCTCAAACTTATCTGCCAAAAGAGTTTTTAATCGGTATGCCCATATATCAACAACAGGCTGATGCAGAAAGCCTTCTTTATAAGCCAAGCTTTCGGTTGCGGTAAATCTTCCATAATCATCTTGAACATGTGGCAAATACTCTTCATAACGGCTCAATAGATAAAAGGCTGCCGCAAAAATATCATAGGGTAAGGCACTTTTATCTCCTGTGGTAAAAAAACATTTGGTACCCTCCCAATCCTGTACATTGACCTCAACGTCAGATAGCCCCTGTTCAAAAAGCAATTCATGGTTTCTAATAAAAATCTCGCTACTCAAAGGCTGTTTGGTATACGACATTTTCATACTATCATGAGCAATAAACTCTTCAATAGTGGTAGTGAAGCTTACAGGAATACCCAGAATTCTCGTGCATAAATGCTTAAAGGTAAAACGTAACCTTGGTGTGATCTTATGGGTATAAACTAAAAGCATTCTTTATATTTCTGAAACCGTTTACCATATCAAAATTGCAAAAAGCATTTGTTTTGAAAATTCGAATGCCACATGACATTTCGAATTTGGCAATCAGTGTGAGGATTAGTATTTATAAAATGGATTCGTCTGCAAAGCTAAAATACGCTTTCTCGGTAACGATGATATGATCTAGAACTTTTATATCCAAACTTTGGGCGGCCAGTTTTAGCTTTTGGGTAATATCTTTATCGGCAGTACTTGGTTTTAAAGTCCCAGAGGGATGGTTATGCACCAGAATAAGCCCTAGCGCGCCAAACTCAAGTGCTGTTTTAAGCACTAAGCGCACATCGACTAAAGTACCTGTAATCCCACCTTTACTTAATTGATTTTTCTGAATGATCTTATTGGAATTATTGAGATAAATAATCCAAAATTCTTCATGAGGCAACTCGCCAATAATAGGCTGCATGATGTCATAGACAGACTGACTTGAAGAAATCTTCTTTTTCTCGACAAAACCCTCTCCTCGACGTCTTCGCCCCAACTCCATAGCGGCAGCTATAGAAATTGCCTTCGCCTCTCCTATACCCTTAAAGGTCATAAGTTGTTTTAAGGATAGTTTACCGAGCGTATTGAGATTGTTATCGACACTGGCCAAAATTCGCTGACTCAACGCCACTGCACTTTCAAATTTATTCCCAGAGCCTAATAGAATAGCAAGCAACTCCGCATCACTAAGAACCATTTTACCCTTGTCTCTTAGCTTCTCACGCGGCCGGTCGTCCTGTGACCAATTCTTTATAGATAGCGAAACCGGTTTTTCTGTCATCTTATAAAGATATATATTGTAACTTTCTGATGCAATTAATTTAATGGATTATGGACTCCATATTTACCGAAAAAGCCAATCAAGACCTCTTGAAAAGGCTAAAAACTATTGATAAAAGCAAAACCGCGAACTGGGGCAAGATGAACGTTAGCCAGATGTTGCACCATTGCCAACACCCGATAAACATCATTCTGCAAAAAAAAGATTATGATCTTAAGCCCAATTGGATAGCGAGATTGTTATTCAAAAAAGCCATGTATAGCGATAAGCTGTGGAGAAAAAACCTTCCTACAGTGCCCTCTTTTAAAACCATGGATGATCGTGATTTTACTTCGGAAAAATTAAAACTCAAATCCTTGATCGAAGAATTACACACTCACAAAGACAGAAACGATTGGCAAGCACATCCCGTCTTTGGTACATTTACCAAAGAACAATGGGGCAAGATGCAATACAAACATCTGGATCACCATTTTAGACAATTTGGCGTATAAGCTAAAATAAACCATTAAAAACCAAAACACTTTTGTATCCACCAAAACAACATCAAGACGATAACAAGGATCATTTAATTGAAGTCATCAAAACCTATCCTCTTGCGACGCTCATTTCCGTAGCCAATAATAAGCCTTTGATTACGCATTTGCCTTTGATCTATGAGCAAGGAAAGCTTATTGGTCATATTGACAAATTTAACCCTCAAGCAGCGCATCTAGCAGACGGCAAATCCATAACCGTATTGTTTTCTGGTCCTCAGTGTTACATCTCACCAAGCATCTACAGCACCACACAGCTACCAACCTGGAACTATATTAAAGTGCATATTGAAGGCACTGTAGAAGCCATCTTAAGTAAAGCGGCACTCAAACAATCACTCATTAGCATGACGGCTTTTTTAGAAGCACCAGAGCATAAATACGTTTTGGAAGCAGATAACCCTCGGCTAGATAAAAACCTAGAGTACATTAGTATGTTTGAAATTAATATGATGAGCTGGGAGGGTAAATTTAAACTGTCTCAAGACAAAAAACCAAGCGATATAGAAAGCGCTAGAGCAGAGTTGATTCGTGCAAACCAAGAAAGCGTAAAGACGTTTTTGGAAAAAGTGTTTTAAATGGATCAACTCTAATTTTAAAAGGGAGTCTCTAATTATAAAACACCCTTGCTTCACAACTCCCCAAGGCCAAGCCTATCGTGTTATTTTTTTAAGACTTTGGTAAGTGCCTCAAAATCCAAGCCCCGTAATTACCAGAACTCATGAGCAATAGTGCCTTGTTATCAAAATCTTGTGAAAACAAAAAGGACTGGAATTCTTTTGGATTGGTATAGATGATCAAATCATCACGCTCAAAAGCATTGGCGATTTGTTCGTGCGTCACTTTATTCAACTTTTTGATTTCTACGGCGTGCGGTGAGTAAAATACCACAGCGACGTCTGCAGCATCTAAAGCGCCTTTATATTCCTTGAGAAATTCTGCATTTAAGCTGCTATAGGTGTGTAGTTCTAAACAAGCCACTAACTTTCTATCGCTATACTGTTCTTTGACAGCCTTTGTGGTGGCTTCTACTTTACTGGGCGAATGTGCAAAATCTTTATAAGCTACTGTTTTCTTTGTTTCTGCAATTTTCTCTAGACGCTTACTTGCACCCTTGAATGTGGCTATGGCTTCGTAAAAATCATCTTCATCAATGCCCATGTGCTGACAGATCCATTTGGCTCCAGCAAGATTATTGAGATTGTGATTTCCGAAGATTTCTATAGGCAAATCACCTTCTGGTGTTGACAATAATGTTTGTCCGTTCTCAACGCGGTAGTCTGGAGTACTGTAAGGCAGTTTTCTAATGGCATTTGTACTCGCTTCAACGACCCGTTTGACCCCTGGGTCTTCTTCATTGTAATTGATGCTCCCACCACTCACAATACTATCTACAAAAATTGAAAACTGCTCTACATAATTCTCATAGGTAGGAAACACGTTGATATGGTCCCAGGCAATCCCGCTAAGCAATGCGATATTTGGTTTATACAGATGAAATTTTGGACGAAGATCAATAGGGGAACTTAAATACTCATCTCCTTCCAACACAATGAAATCATTATCTTGGGTTAATTTGACCATAACATCAAATCCCTCTAGCTGAGCACCAACCATATAATCCACATCCCGATCATGGTAATGCATCACATGTAGAATCATTGAGGTAATTGTGGTCTTGCCATGGCTTCCTCCAATAACAACGCGTGTTTTATGCTTTGCCTGCTCGTAAAGAAACTCAGGATAACTATAGATTTTAAGACCTAACTCTTGTGCCTTAATTAGCTCGGGATTGTCTGCTTTGGCATGCATTCCTAAAACAACGGCCTCTAAACTGGTATTAATTTTTTCGGGGAACCATCCAAACTCTGAAGGTAAGAGGCCTTTATCGGCCAATCTCGATTTTGAAGGTTCAAAGATGGTATCATCACTACCTGTAACTTGGTAGCCTTTATTGTGAAGGGCTATGGCCAAATTGTGCATCGCAGCGCCGCCAATAGCTATAAAATGTACGTTCATAGTATCTCTCTTGTGAATTTCAAATATAGCGGTTTTTGATACGAATTCACGACTAATTTAAAAAGCTATTACCGTTTTTAAAATCAGAATGTCTAAAGATAAAATATCCTTTTAGTTGATAAGAATCTTATTAAGATTTAGAATTCTGACAGATTCTATAAATTCAAAATAGAAGTTTTTTCTTTCTGAAATGGTTCAATATCTGGAAGTTCTGAAAGCGCGAGATCAATATACTCTAAAGCTTTGCTCTTTTTGTTTTTGTATTTATTGATTTGTGCCAAACGGTAATACGCCCAAGCTTTGGGAACCCCATCTTTTGCGGAATGATTTTCAAGATACACCATTAAACAACGTTCTCCTTTTTCTAATTGGATGTTATATTCTGCACAAACTTTACCTATTTGATAGTGCATGGCATTACGCTTATGAACCTTTTCCGTTGCTTCCATGTTTAAGATCGCTTTCTCGGGCTGTTTCTCATTTTCATATAAGGTCGTCAACTTTTCGTAACAATTAAAAGACCCGCCTTCCTCAATCGCCATTTTATAATACTTTTCTGCCAACTCGGGTTCTTCGTCATATTCATAAACATAACCCTTTGCCAAATAGCCATCAACTTTGGAGATTACTTCAAGCTCATTGGCATATTTTAAAGATGTGGCCTTACTGCCACCAATAATACCAGGCAATTGCATATAAAGTTCAACTAAGGCCCAACGGGTATCGATATGCTTAGGATCTAGTTTTGCTGCTTTTAAAAAGGCTTCCTTGATGTCATCAATAAATAATAGCGCCGAAAATTTACTCA
Proteins encoded in this window:
- a CDS encoding lipopolysaccharide assembly protein LapB, coding for MKYLSFLFLIPLLSFGQGVLDESRKLIDDKHFNKAEQQLVRYIGSHQNEKEAIELLGDAYGHQKKWDEAAEQYKTLTEIEPNNPNYHYKYGGALGMKALSVSKFSALLFIDDIKEAFLKAAKLDPKHIDTRWALVELYMQLPGIIGGSKATSLKYANELEVISKVDGYLAKGYVYEYDEEPELAEKYYKMAIEEGGSFNCYEKLTTLYENEKQPEKAILNMEATEKVHKRNAMHYQIGKVCAEYNIQLEKGERCLMVYLENHSAKDGVPKAWAYYRLAQINKYKNKKSKALEYIDLALSELPDIEPFQKEKTSILNL